A segment of the Posidoniimonas polymericola genome:
AGCAGCCGCCGGTCGAGCTCCGACGCCAGCCCGCCGGCGGCCAGCGTGGCCCGCGACACCAGCCCCTCCCGCCGAGCGGCGTTAGCCCGCTGGGCGGTGCTGGACTGCCAGGCAGAGAACACCGTGGTGAGCAGTAGCAGTGAGAGCAGCGCCGCCGCGGCGGTCTGCACCACCCGCAGGTGCCGCTTGACCCACCGGGCCGCGACGTAGCTGAAAGACTCTTGGTAGGCCGAAACGGGCTCGTCGGCCAGGTGGTGCTCGAGGTCCTCCGCAAGGCGGAGGGCCGTGCGGTAGCGGTCGCCCGGGTCGGTCGCCAACGCCTTGAGGCAGATCGCCTCGAGCGGCTTGGAGAGCGCCGGCGCGTGGACGCGGGGCCGGGGGAACTCGCCGCGGATCGCCCGCTGGCGGAGCTCGGAGATGTCGGCGGTCTCGATGGGGCTGTGGTCGGTGAGCAGCCGGTAGAGCGTGGCGCCGAGCGAGTAGATATCGCTCGCGGGCTGCAGCTCGGCCGCGCCGGAGATCTGCTCGGGGCTCATGTAGGCCGGCGTGCCGGCCATGCTGTCGCTGCTGGACGAGTCGCTGGTGACCTGCGGCATCAGGGTCCGTTCGTCGGCGAGCTTGAACTCGTCCTCACGGCCCACCGCCATCGCCAGCCCCCAGTCGACAACCAGCGTCTCGCCGTAGCGGCCGAGCATTACATTGGAGGGCTTGATGTCGCGGTGCAGGATGCCCCGGTTGTGGGCGTAGGCAATCGTCCGGCAGACGGTGATAAACCGCTGCAGCAGGGTCCGCAGCTCGCTGCCCTGCTCGTCGTAGACGCCGCTGGGGTGGGCGCTGTGGAAGTCGTCGATCGCCTGGTCGAGGGTCTGACCATCGATCAGCCGCATCGCGTAGAACGGGCGGCCCTCGTCGACCTCGCCAACGCAGTAGACCGGCGCCACACCGGGGTGTTCCAACCGGCTGGTGACCTCGGCCTCCAACAGGAACTGCCGCCGAGAAAGCTCGTCGTGGAAGTGCTCCTGCTGCAGAAACTTGACCGCCACCCGGCGGCCCAGCCGCTGGTCCTCTGCCGAGTAGACAATCCCCAGTCCCCCCTTGGCGAGCAGCGTCAGCTCGTCGAGCTCGGTCTGAGCCGCCAGGGAGTCGTACGGAGCGTCGGACGAGCGGTTGGTGGTTTGGCCGGCCAGACGGGCGTCCATCGCCCGCAGCATGGCGATCTGCTGCTCAAGCTGCGGGAGCAGCTCGGGGCAGTCGTGGCAAAGCTCCTCGGGTTTCAGCTCGTCGCCCTGCTCGTGGGCGTCGGCCCAGCGATCGACAAGCTCTACCAGCAGGTCCCGAGAGGGCATAAGTGATCAGACGTTCTTGAGGCTCCAGGAGAGGTGCGTGTCCACGAAGCTGCCCGCACCCCACGATCTTAACTAGGGCCCCTTCGGCTCGCCAGACACTGTAATTCCAGGGGTTTGAGCTTTTTCTAGAAAGTTTTGGCCGCCCGCGCGGGATGGCAGGGGTAAA
Coding sequences within it:
- a CDS encoding serine/threonine-protein kinase encodes the protein MPSRDLLVELVDRWADAHEQGDELKPEELCHDCPELLPQLEQQIAMLRAMDARLAGQTTNRSSDAPYDSLAAQTELDELTLLAKGGLGIVYSAEDQRLGRRVAVKFLQQEHFHDELSRRQFLLEAEVTSRLEHPGVAPVYCVGEVDEGRPFYAMRLIDGQTLDQAIDDFHSAHPSGVYDEQGSELRTLLQRFITVCRTIAYAHNRGILHRDIKPSNVMLGRYGETLVVDWGLAMAVGREDEFKLADERTLMPQVTSDSSSSDSMAGTPAYMSPEQISGAAELQPASDIYSLGATLYRLLTDHSPIETADISELRQRAIRGEFPRPRVHAPALSKPLEAICLKALATDPGDRYRTALRLAEDLEHHLADEPVSAYQESFSYVAARWVKRHLRVVQTAAAALLSLLLLTTVFSAWQSSTAQRANAARREGLVSRATLAAGGLASELDRRLLVLEGAARDQRLIDAVRAAYDAPDDQAAWEAVNQWLTNQRDYWAGQRRLKSYCWIVNLNDGRGTQIARAPKLDEATGEPAKSLGRSLARREYFHGQGPIYQADETSEITPTANPIICTPFQGTNNEPVLAFSVPIRDTLTPNSDPVVIGVLGMAVEVFDITNLDAQLGEGQALTIVHRRLDLFDKQQTRRGLVMQHDLFHKQGGDGAPHWAPYWLTEATLDRIEAADCEPMLMTDYQDRLAEVSPALGGAWLAAVAPVLLPSRDDETQDSGWCVIVQERL